The following are encoded together in the Thermococcus alcaliphilus genome:
- a CDS encoding TIGR02253 family HAD-type hydrolase, with protein MDAIFFDIDETLLSERPLVMLFLPQVYERLSKKLGISRGDARLKFLRELSEKRDTYEWHDWNFFFESFGLNFKYEELLKAYPHKIRVFPDVKPTLEWLREEGYKLGVITSGPEYQKLKLRIAKLDKYFDVIVTREDVKTVKPDPKIFLYACEKLNVEPKNAMMIGDNLHQDVYGAKNVGMLAIWINREGLEDYNFADFEIRSLHQLRKILGGLG; from the coding sequence ATGGATGCAATATTCTTTGACATAGATGAAACCCTTTTAAGTGAAAGACCACTTGTGATGCTATTTCTCCCCCAAGTTTATGAAAGGCTCTCAAAGAAGTTAGGGATTTCTAGAGGGGATGCTAGGTTAAAATTCCTCAGAGAGCTCTCTGAGAAACGGGATACGTATGAATGGCATGACTGGAACTTCTTTTTCGAAAGTTTTGGCTTGAATTTTAAATACGAGGAACTCTTGAAGGCATATCCCCACAAGATCCGCGTTTTTCCTGATGTGAAGCCGACTTTGGAATGGCTAAGAGAGGAAGGATATAAGCTCGGTGTAATAACAAGTGGTCCAGAGTATCAGAAGCTAAAACTAAGGATAGCAAAGCTTGATAAGTACTTTGATGTAATTGTGACAAGGGAAGATGTAAAAACTGTAAAGCCTGACCCTAAAATATTTTTATATGCTTGTGAAAAATTAAATGTAGAGCCTAAAAATGCCATGATGATTGGAGATAATCTGCATCAAGATGTCTACGGAGCAAAAAATGTTGGAATGCTTGCAATATGGATCAATAGGGAAGGGTTGGAGGATTATAACTTTGCAGACTTTGAAATTAGGAGCCTTCATCAACTGAGAAAAATCTTGGGGGGTTTAGGATGA